The genomic DNA AAAGCTTCTAACTCAGAAGAAGCAGAATTGGCAGCAGTAGAATTAATTAAAAATGATGATTATCTTATTCAGATGGTTGTTAAAGACAGCACCCTTACTCCTAAGATCTACTTAGAAGAAATAGCTGAGGCAAAATGGTGGGTAAGATTAGGTGGCAAAGGATATACATTCTTTCCAATGGATGAGGAAGAAAATGAGTATTGAATGGTTTAATTGGTACTGCCACCAAATTGATAAAGAAAAGAATTGGGCAACGTATAGAGGTCGATATCTATGCCCTTGTTGTTATATGCCGACACTGGATGATCGTGCTGCTTTTGAGCTCTGCAATATATGCTTTTGGGAGGATGACGGTCAGGATTCAGATGATGCGGACATTATTCGAGGCGGTCCAAACCACGATTATTCTTTAAGTGAAGCAAGAAAAAATTTCCAGAAAT from Sulfurovum xiamenensis includes the following:
- a CDS encoding CPCC family cysteine-rich protein produces the protein MSIEWFNWYCHQIDKEKNWATYRGRYLCPCCYMPTLDDRAAFELCNICFWEDDGQDSDDADIIRGGPNHDYSLSEARKNFQKYLTMYRPNDKRAFEMENKIKPKKEKLYNAYKEAIQSNSEELWNKVLELEKEY